One window of Drosophila kikkawai strain 14028-0561.14 unplaced genomic scaffold, DkikHiC1v2 scaffold_128, whole genome shotgun sequence genomic DNA carries:
- the LOC121502670 gene encoding uncharacterized protein → MVKFLQLNLNHCRAAQDLLSQTVFEEEIDIAVLSEPYKSKAEGVWQQSADGGAAVWSCGQSPGHLSQRASRPGYARAKVQATTIYSCYLAPSLHIDAFRDILQEIARDARGRSPVLIAGDFNAWSTAWGSSKTTQRGTILLDALATLDVCLLNDVARCTYSKAGRESIIDLTFASPELCRTSHWKVTDLLTYSDHAAIITQTMHSQQGPSLRQSAYKVHTLNADTLLSSMDGNVITGDANTCADILAARIKAACDAAMASSTRGNGRRPVPWWNHEISVARSECLSARRRCQRSRGRPTQALFETCYKEKKKALKIAIKTSKSRCFQELCDAADQEPFGSAYKLVMGKLYRPPTPTSQEQLGAIISTLFPSQPPLVLPNIVKRSSPARRNYCARWPAARQPKPRDPMAFPTLHFMP, encoded by the coding sequence AtggttaagtttttacagCTTAACTTAAACCACTGCAGAGCTGCCCAAGATCTGCTGTCACAGACGGTTTTCGAGGAGGAAATTGACATTGCTGTACTGAGTGAACCGTACAAGTCAAAGGCAGAGGGAGTATGGCAACAGAGTGCGGATGGTGGTGCAGCCGTATGGAGCTGCGGGCAGTCCCCCGGACACCTGTCGCAGAGGGCGTCGAGACCTGGCTATGCAAGGGCTAAGGTCCAAGCAACCACCATCTACAGCTGCTACCTTGCCCCGAGCTTGCATATAGATGCCTTTAGAGACATCTTGCAGGAGATCGCCCGAGACGCCCGCGGAAGATCCCCAGTACTAATCGCTGGGGACTTCAATGCGTGGTCCACCGCCTGGGGGAGCTCGAAAACGACTCAGCGGGGAACCATCCTTCTGGACGCCCTGGCCACATTAGACGTTTGTCTCCTGAACGATGTAGCTAGATGTACCTATAGCAAGGCAGGCAGAGAGTCAATCATTGACCTGACTTTCGCCAGCCCGGAGCTCTGCCGGACCAGCCACTGGAAGGTCACGGATCTGCTCACATACAGCGACCACGCAGCCATTATCACCCAGACGATGCACAGCCAGCAGGGCCCGTCTCTCCGGCAATCTGCGTACAAGGTACACACCCTTAACGCAGATACACTCCTAAGCAGTATGGATGGCAACGTCATCACTGGCGACGCCAACACCTGCGCCGACATATTAGCTGCGAGAATCAAGGCTGCTTGTGATGCCGCCATGGCGAGCTCCACTAGAGGAAATGGAAGGAgaccagtcccctggtggaatCATGAGATATCCGTCGCCAGGAGCGAGTGCCTCTCTGCAAGGCGAAGATGTCAACGAAGTCGAGGGCGTCCCACGCAAGCGCTGTTCGAGACATGCTacaaggagaagaaaaaagcCCTCAAAATCGCTATTAAGACGAGTAAGAGCAGGTGCTTCCAAGAGCTGTGCGATGCAGCAGACCAGGAACCCTTCGGCTCGGCCTACAAGCTGGTCATGGGCAAGCTCTACAGACCGCCGACTCCAACCTCCCAGGAACAACTTGGAGCTATAATCTCCACGCTCTTCCCGTCGCAGCCGCCCCTCGTGCTGCCAAACATAGTGAAGCGATCTTCACCAGCGAGGAGGAATTACTGTGCGCggtggccagcagcaaggCAGCCAAAGCCCCGGGACCCGATGGCATTCCCAACGCTGCACTTCATGCCATAA